A segment of the Oncorhynchus nerka isolate Pitt River linkage group LG19, Oner_Uvic_2.0, whole genome shotgun sequence genome:
ataagcccttgccttaacaggacgCTAGTGTGGAGagcctagcactggagtaatatgatcacatttttggttctagtcaagattctagcagccatgtttagcactaactgaagtttattgaGTGCTTTATTATTCcggtagctggaaagtagagcattgcagtagtctaaccttgTGGCAAaaacatggatacatttttctgcatcatttttgcaatgttacgtagatggaaaaaaagctgtccttgaaacagtcttgatatgttcgtcaaaagagagatcagggtccagagtaatgccgaggtccttcacaattttatttgagacgactgtacaaccatcaagattaattgtcagattcaacagaagatctctttgtttcttgggacctagaactagcatctctgttttgtccaagtttaaaagtagaCAATATGCCGCCATCCacatccttatgtctgaaacacaggctttcagggagggcaattttgtcatccgcatagcagtgaaagttaacattatgtttcccaatgacatcaccaagaagtaaaatatatagtgaaaacaatcgtggtcctaaaatggagccttgaggaacaccgaaatttacagttgatttgacaaaccattcacagagacaaactgatatctttctgacagataagatctaaaccaggccagaacatgtccgtgtagaccaatttgggtttctaatctctccaaaagaatgtggtgatcgatggtatcaaaagcagcactaaggtctagaagcacgaggacagatgcagagcctcggtctgacgccattaaaaggtattTTGCCACCTTAACAAGTGCAacctcagtgctatgatggggtctaaaaccacaCTGAAgtgttttgtatacattgtttgtcttcagaaaggcagtgagttgctgcgcaacagctttttcatttTAAGAGGAATTGGAGATTTTGTATAggtcgatagttttttatattttctggttcAAGATTTGGCTTtatcaagagaggctttattattgCCACTTtaagtgagtttggtacacatccggtggatagggaggtgtttattatgttcaatttaggagggccaagcacaggaagcagctctttcagtagtttagttggaatagggtccagtacgcagcttgaaggtttagaggtcaTAACCgctttcatcaatgtgtcaagagatataatatttaaaaaagttgagtgtctcccttgatcctaggtcctggcagtgttgtgcaggcTCAGGACTACTGAGCTTTGGGGAAaaacgcagatttaaagaggagtctgtaatttgctttctaatgatcatgatcttttcttcAAGGAAGTTAATGagtttatcactgctgaagtgaaagccatcctctcttggggaatgctgattTTCAGTTAGCTTtacgacagtatcaaaaatacatttgggattgttcttattttcctcaattaagttggaaaaataggatgatcgagcagcagtgagagctctttgatactgcacggtactgtctttccaagctagtttgaagacttccagtttggtgtagtgccatttccattcaaatcaaatcaaatcaaatgtatttatatagcccttcgtacatcagctgatatctcaaagcgctgtacagaaacccagcctaaaaccccaaacagcaagcaatgcaggtgtagaagcacggtggctaggaaaaactccctagaaaggccaaaacctaggaagaaacctagagaggaaccaggctatgtggggtggccagtcctcttctggctgtgccaggtggagattataacagaatcatggccaagatgttcaaatgttcataaatgaccagcatggtcgaataataataaggcagaacagttgaaactggagcagcagcacggtcaggtggactggggacattccaattttctggaagcttgcttcagagctcgggtattttctgtataccaaggAGCttgtttcttatgacaaatggtttttgtttttaggggtgctactgcatctagggtattacgtaaggttaaattgagttcttCAGTTAGGTGATTAACTGATTTTTGTTCTCTGACATCCTTTTGTAGGTGGAgagagtctggaaggacatctaggaatctttgtgttgtctgagaatttatagcatggcttttgatgatccttggatGGGGTCTGAGCAGATATTTGTTGCGATttcaaacgtaataaaatggtggtccaatagtccaggattatgaggaaaaacagtaatatccacaacatttattccacgggacaaaagtaggtccagagtatgactgtggcagtgagtaggtccggagaaatgttggacaaaacccactgagtccatGATGGctagccttttggagtgggtctgtggacttttcctgGTGAATATTAAAgacaccaaaaatgtgaatatgctatgactacaaggtccgataggaatttagggaactcagtgaggaacgctgtatatggcccagcaggcctgtaaacagtagctataaaaagtgattgagtaggctgcatagatttcatgactagtagctcaaaagacgaaaaagtcatttttttatgtaaattgaaatttgctatcgtaaaggttagcaacacctccgcctttgcgggatgcccGGGGGATATAGTCaccagtgtaaccaggaggtgaggcctcatttagcacagtaaattcatcaggcttaagccatgtttcagtcaggccaatcacatcaagattgtgatcagtgattagttcattgactataactgccttggaagtgagggatctaacattaagtagccctattttgagatgtgagatattaCAATCTcgttcaataatgacaggaatggaagtctttattccagtgagattgctaaagcgaacaccaccatgtttagttttgccccaacctagatcgaggcccagacacggtctcaatggggatagctgagctgacaacactgactgtgctaatggcagactccactaagctggcaggctggctaacagcctgctgcctggcctgcaacctatctcattgtggagctaggggagttagagccctgttgtaagggatctcgtcctcctcttccgaggaggagtagcaagaaggatcggaggaccaatgcacaGAGTGGTTATGTGTCCATGTTTTTTTTAATAATGACAatagaacactggaacaaaacaataaacgatgtgaacaaacaaaacagtcccgtgtggtaacaaaacactgatacggaaaacaaacacccacaactcaaaagtgaaaccaggctacctaagtatgattctcaatcagggacaacgattgacagctgcctctgattgagaatcataccaggccgaacacagaaaatcccaaattatagaaaaacgaacatagacaacccacccaactcacaccctgaccatactaaaacaaagatataataacaGAAGGTCAGAaggtgacagtaccccccccccccaaaggtgcggactctggccgcaaaacctgaacctataggggagggtctgggtgggtgtctgtctgcgGTGgcagctctggcgcgggacgtggaaccCATTTCACCATAGTCCTTGTCTGCCTCTTCAACTGCCTCCGTGGCCTATTTCGAGCAGCGACCCTCGCAATGGGTCCGGAatggacgggagactctggcggcgccggacaggcgggagagtccggcagcgccggacaggcgagaGAATCCGGCAGCTCTGGAGTGAAGGGCAATTCCGGCATTGCCTGCGTGACaggaggctctggcagctcctggctgactgatggctctggcagctcctggctgactggcggatgaggacagactggcggctctggcggctcaggacagactggcggctctggcggctcaggacagactggcggctctggcggctcaggacagacgggagactctggcggctcaggacagacgggagactctgggaCTCTAAAAAAATATTGAAACTTTGAaaatcccatggagcaccattaaatccattataaaaaaatggaaagaatatggcaccacaacaaacctgccaagagagggccgcccaccaaaactcacggaccaggcaaggaggactttaatctgtcacgacttccaccgatgGTGGTTCCTATCCCTGTTTGGGCAGTcggcgtcgccggcctactagccatcaccgatccatTTGTTTTTCTTTGGTTCTTTCACACCTGGTTTCTTTTGCTTTGATTTCTGTGTGAATAATTACCTCTTGTTGCCTGCTTTGGTTTGGGCGGGATTATTAGTTTCATGTTGCTCGTTGAGGTTGTGCCTCAGTTATTTTCCTGTATATACCGATTGTGTATAAGTTTAAGGAGCATTGTTTTTCCTCCTTCCGTGAGTAACTGTGTTCTCTTTTGTCGTGAGCGTTTATTTGGTATTGTACCTGACCCTATTGTTGTGGACTTGCCTATTAAAAGACGTTACTTGGACATCTCTTCtctcctgcgcttgactccttCACCTACCTCTAAATACAATATCGCTAcataatcagagaggcaacaaagagactaaagataaccctgaaggagctgcaaagctccacagaatATTGGAGTATCTGTCGATTGGACTACTTCAAGCCGtccactccacagagctgggttttacggatgagtggccagaaaaaaagccattgcttaaagacaaAATAAGCTTaaatgtttggtgttcgccaaaaggcatgtgggagactccccaaacaaatggaagaaggtactctggtcagatgagactaatattgagctttttggccatcaaggaaaacgctatgtctagcaaaaccccaacacctctcatcaccccgagatcaccccgagaacaccatggcagaatcatgctgtggggatgtttttcatcatcGAGGACTGTGGAACTGGGTCAGacttgaaggaatgatggagggTGCTAAATACGGGGACATTTTTGAGGGAAACTTGTTTCAGtcatccagagatttgagactgggacggaggttcaccttccagcaggacaatgaccctaagcatactgctaaagcagcaCTTGAGTGAATGTCTTGGAATGGTGTATTCAACTTGAAGGAGATGCAgcggttttgccttgaagaatggtaAAAAAaatccagtggctagatgtgccgaGCTTATACCTCAAGAcacaaaaggtggctctacgaagtattggctttggggggggggggggggtgaatagtaatGCACGCtgaagttttcagtttttttcttatttctgtttgtttcacaataaaacatattttgcatcttcaaagtggtagacatgttgtgtaaatcaaatgatacaaatcccTCAAAAGTCCAgcttgtaaggcaacaaaatgcaCCAGGCTATGATCCCAACATAATATGACATAACCTCCTCTATGACCTGTTGAAGACAGAGCTGTTAGTGGGAGGTTGATTGAGTCGTCGTTGAGTCTGTCTGGTTCCTCTTGTAGATGCAGCAGCAGAGTATGGTCTAAAGCAGGTTGTATTGGAAAAACTGCAGTTGGACATCCGTTATCAAGTAATGGACAACCACAAATTCAGAGGTGAGTTACAGGATACCAGCCAGGATGAAGAATGTTCCAACAATAAACCTGGCCTTGACCCTGATCCTGTTACTCTTGATGCAGTTACAGCACTTAGTCCCGAAGATGGACCCCATCACTCCTAGAGATCCCAGGATGGTTACATATAGAATCAGAATGATTGGATCCCTATGGATTTTAAAACAAGAAAGAACAGCTTCTGGACAGAGATGGTAGTGGGAGGTTGATTTAGTCGTTGTCGAGTCTGGCTTCTTTCTCTTCAAGTTGCTGCAGCAGAGTATGGTCCCTCCTATCAGGAGCATGGAGCAGCTCATCTACAGAATTTAGCAAAGAATAACAAAAACTCACACGTGTTCTGGAAATAATTGTGTCAAGTTATAGGTCAAGAAGACAGTGGTGAGATGCAGGATACCAGCCAGGATGAAGAATATTCCAATGATAAACCTGGCCTTAACCCTGTTCCTGTTATTCTTGATGCAGTTACAGCACCTGGTCCCAAAGATGGGCCACATCTCTCCTAGAGCTCCCAggatagaggagatggaggtgATCGTCATTAGAACCATCCATATGTCCCTATAAGGGGGCTCAGAATAATACATTATAGAGATATAACAGGCCACTAGGGAGACTATCCATTAACAAATTCCCATCATCAATTCAATGTCTCCCACATTGATGCACAGTATGACACCAACAATCAGCAGCAGGGAGGCCGCCACCCAGCCAAAGTACAGCGAGGCCCCCAGCTCAATCTTTCCTTCGATCTGCATGCAGAATACGATGATGATAAATCTTGCTACCAAGGAAACAGAGATGAGGATGAAAATTCTGTCCAGGATGAAAAGTATTCCAGCGATAATTATCAACTTGTCCTGAGACGTTTCGTCTTTGTTGCAGTTGGTGATGGCAGTGAGCATCATGGCTCTGGCAGGCTGCATAATGTGGGGCAAATACCACATGGAGTGTGTACACCTCACACTGTGTCTGTCCTGTGCCTTGGGTCACACAGCTCATCCACAGGCAATACAAGACCACCTCTGTGTTGGTAACGTTACCTGCTATAAAGGTGATCTCTATCCAGGTGGGGAGAGCACAGATCATGGTGGTCAGTATTAATCCTATGACTCCCAGGGCGATGCCCACGACCTCCACGGTAAATACGAAATCCATTCCCATCCTATCTCCCTGACTGCGTCTCGCTCAGCACATTCGTTCACTCCGAGGTCTGATCCTGAGGTCTTCTGTAAAAATGGAGAGCAGATCCACTCAGACAACCTCTGTAACTACTCTATGCTGTGATGTCACTTAAATATGATGTCATGGAAATGGAAATCCTTTTAATACGGATGTGGGGCAGGATGTGGATGTGACCCGAAATGGTGAAAACTCTATTCAGCGTAAAACTCATCAAACAGCATTGTGTAACAATATGGAATGTTGAGATCCAACCTAGAATAAACCAATATTTACCAAATAGGggcatttataatataataactatacAGCAATGTTGTTGGGATGTGATGAGTTTGGGCTAAAGACGTAATAAAACCTGTTTTAGTCTTCCCTCAACCCAATACTTACCGTAACTATTAGTGGGGAAAATGCAAAACTGACTCATGATCAGCAACTTGGGGCAACTTCACCCAACACCCCAATGCCTGTTCTGAAGGGAAATGATAGAGGGACTGGACCTAAATCGTACACATCAACAGATTGAAACTACATGCTGAAAAACCCTTGAGTGTGAAGTAAATAATTGTTATGTTGGATTCATGGACTGAAATGAACTAAATAATACATTAAATAGACTAATGCTACCTGTTTCATGGACTTGGCTTGAAATATTTCTACActatgatatactgtatgtttcaGTTAGAAGGTCCCGGTCACCGACTGTGTGTTGGTGATGTAGTGAACATAAACAGGAAATGCACAGCAGCAACCAGGAAACGTTTTGCAGTCAGATACAGTTATTTTATTTGAACATATTTAACAGGGTTAAACATTCAACTACGGATTCAATTCATTCTCCACTTAAATTCATCCCATTTTAAAGAAGCATAAAGAGAAGTATCAGTACAGTTATAGGAAATCAGAGATGAAAGAGTGACAATATGTCCCTTCATTGCAGAGTCTAttatagaattacatatagaatcacaattaTATTCTCTCCATTGTTTTCATTAAAAGAAAGTACAGCCTCTCTGTtaaagcagtagcagcagcagctgcaccAGACTATGATCCCACCACAACATGACATAAACTCCTATATGACCTGTTGAAGAAAGAGCTGTTAGCGGGAGGATGATTGGGTCATTGTTAAGTCTGGTTGGTTCCTCTTGAATATGGAGCAGCAGAGTATGGTCCCTCCTATCAGGAGCATGCAGGCGGACCAGCTACTCAATTCAGCTAACATAATAACCCAGTTGATTGGAGGAAAATTGACGAGATATGTGAGCTGCAGGCGGACATCCGTTATCAAGTAATGGACAATCACAAATTCAGTGGTGAGCTGCAGGATACCGGCCAGGATGAAGAATATTCCAACAATGAACCTGGCCTTGACCCTGGTCCTGTTACTCTTGATGCAGTTACAGCACCTGGTCCCAAAGATGGACCCCATCACGCCTAGAGCTCCcaggatggaggagatggaggttgtCATCAGAAGCATCCATGTGTCCCTAAAGGGGGGCACAGGAGAAAAACGGAATGGGAGCGATATAGAGAGAGCACAGGACACTAAGGAGGCTATCCATCCAAAGATTCCCATCATCCACCCAAAGACTCCCACAGTGATGCACAGTGTGACCCCTCCAATCAGGAGCAGGGCAGCCGCAACCCAGCCGAAGTACAGCGAGGCCCCCAACACAGCTTTGACCCATTCAAAGGAGTTTCTGATAATTGATCTAGCTACCATGGAAACAGGGATGAGGATGAGAATTCCGGCCAGGATGAAAAGTATTCCAGCGATAATTATCAACTTGGCCTGAGATGTTTTGTCTTTGATGCAGTCGGTGCACTTGGCTCCAACCATGGAGAACATGACCCCCAGAACCCCCAGGATGATGGCAGTGAGGATCATGGCTTTGGCACGCCCCAGAACATGTCCCCAAAAGTTCCAACGATCGGGGAAAAAACACATGGAGTTGTCCATCTCACACCATGTCTGACCCGTGCCTAGGGTCAAACAGCACATCCACAGGCCGTTCAAGACCACCTTTGTGGTGGTAACGTTACCTGTTATAAAGGTTGTCTCTATCCAGGTGGGGAGAGCACAGATCACAATGGTCAGTATTAATCCCATGACTCCCAGTGCGATGCCCACGACCTCCACCATTTCCACGACATACACAAAATCCATGCCCATCAAAATGCTGTCCTCCCGACTGCGTCTCGCTCAGCAGATACTTTCACTCTGAAGTTCGTTGCTGAGGCCTTCTGTAAGAATGGAGAGCTGATCCACTCAGACTACTTCTATAACTGCTCTCTGCTGTGATGTCACTTAAATATGTTGTCATGGAAACATAATTCCTATTAACACGTATGTGGGGTAGGATGTGGTTGTGACCCAAATTGGTGAAAAACTTTACTCAGTTTAAAACTCTCAAGTTTATCAAAAAAGTTATAAAACAGCCTTGTGTAGCAATGTGGAATGTTGAGATTCAACCTACAATAAACCAATAATTACCAAATAGggataattataatataataactatccAAACATGTTGTAAGGATGAGATGAAAATGAATGAAAGTTTCCCAATCGGAGTTTGGGCTAAAGACGTAGTAATGTAACTATTAGtggggaaaatgctaaactgacccaagatcagcaactaggggaaacttcaccttACACCCCAAAGCTTGTTCTGAGGGGCAATGATGGAGGGACTGGGCCTCATAGTTTTTTAACCACATCCTGTATCTCTGTTTTCACATACAGAGTATATCAGCACGGTGCCCATGGAGGAGAGATGTGCCAGTAGATCTCGTACATAAAAATCAAGCACAGACACCCCTCTCCTCAATGAAGGCTATAAAAAATACAGTttgacagacagcagacagggtAGTAACAGACAGAGGAGTAAAGGACAGGTGAGTAACAGACAGGGTAGTTACAGGCAGGGGAGTCACAGACAGGGTAGTAACAGACAGAGGAGTAAAGGACAGGTGAGTAACAGACAGAGGAGTAACAGACAGAGGAGTAACAGACAGAGGAGTAAAGGACAGGTGAGTAACAGACAGAGGAGTAAAGGACAGGGTAGTAACAGACAGAGGAGTAAAGGACAGGTGAGTAACAGACAGGGCAGTTACGGTCAGGGGAGTCACAGACAGGGGAGTCACAGACAGGGTAGTAACAGACAGAGGAGTAAAGGACAGGTGAGTAACAGACAAGGTACTTACAGGCAGGGGAGTCACAGACAGGGGAGTCACAGACAGGGGAGTTACAGTCAGGGGAGTCACAGACAGGAGAGTAACAGACAGGGGAGTCACAGACAGGGTAGTAACAGACAGAGGAGTAAAGGACAGGTGAGTAACAGACAGAGGAGTAAAGGACAGGTGAGTAACAGACAGGGCAGTTACGGTCAGGGGAGTCACAGACAGGGGAGTCACAGACAGGGTAGTAACAGACAGAGGAGTAAAGGACAGGTGAGTAACAGACAAGGTACTTACAGGCAGGGGAGTCACAGACAGGGGAGTCACAGACAGGGGAGTTACAGTCAGGGGAGTCACAGACAGGAGAGTAACAGACAGGGGAGTAAAGGACAGGTGAGTAACAGACAGGGGAGTAACAGACAGAGGAGTAAAGGACAGGTGAGTAACAGACAGGGGAGTAACAGACAGAGGAGTAAAGGACAGGTGAGTAACAGACAGGGTAGTTACAGTCAGGATAGTAACAGACAGAGGAGTCACAGACAGGGTAGTTATAGTCAGGATAGTAACAGACAGAGGAGTAACAGACAGAGGAGTAAAGGACAGGTGAGTAACAGACAGGGGAGTAACAGACAGAGGAGTCACAGACAGGGGAGTAACAGACAggggagtaacagacagggtagtaacagacagggtagtTACAGACAgggtagtaacagacagggtagtaacagacaggggagTAACAGTCAGGGGAGTCACAGACAGGAGAGTAACTGACAGGTGAGTAAGTGACAGGGTAGTAACTGACAGAGGAATAACAGACAGGGGAGTTACAGACAGAGCAGTTCTAGGTTTTACCATTTTACTGATGAACCAAACTGAACCCAAAGGCACACAGTGTGTATGTGGTCACATGATCACCATGatacctgcacattgactcagtactggtaccctgtgtatatagccaaggtaCTCACtgtgtatttaacatgtgttattaTTTTCCTACTATTTATACTCAAAatatctctgcattgttggaaatggCCAGTAAGTAAGCATCCCACTgctagtctatacctgttgtttatcGAGAATATGACAAATAAcattgtatttgatttgattgagcTGGATGACCCACCCTGTATctacattccaaatggcaccctattccctacatagtgcactccaTCCAGAGCcttggtcgaaagtagtgcactacagtatataggaaatagggtagcATTTGGTACACAGCTACAGcatctctcttctcttcactATCTGTCTGCATTCCAGCCATGCTGTAAAACAGGTTCCACACACATCATATTTACACAGTCCAGAGATGAGGAAAGAACAGTTCACTGTTGTTATAAAGGGTTAACAGAAGTGTCTTACATGTCTGCAGTCATGGACATATAGCTTTGTTATATGTTCTTAAAATACAAatataaatgtttttaaaaacaCTGAATTATGTTGCTGGTTCAATTTTAAACACTAAGTTAATTGAAGTGTGAATGCAGTATAGAGCGCTGCATGTCGCCAGCGAAGAAGAGGGAGGTACAGCACCTGTGTACACCTGAACCAGTATGACCTGTTCCTTGGAGTACAGGTGTATTCATGTATTACGCAACCACTACAGAGGTTGGTTTAAAGATattaggtcagagagagagagggagcgagagaaagggaggaagagagactgagggagaggtagagaaagtgacagtgagagagagacgtagacactgagggagagactgagagagagagagaggtagagactgatcgagagactgagggagaggaggactgagggagaggtagagagagagagagatgtagagactgagggagagagacagagagtgagagaggtagagactgatcgagagagactgagggagagactgggggagagagactgaaggagaggtagagggagagagagacgtagagactgagggagagacactgaaggagaggtagagagagagagggactgagggagaggtagagagagagagactgagggagagactgggggagagagactgaag
Coding sequences within it:
- the LOC115147082 gene encoding claudin-4-like is translated as MGMDFVYVVEMVEVVGIALGVMGLILTIVICALPTWIETTFITGNVTTTKVVLNGLWMCCLTLGTGQTWCEMDNSMCFFPDRWNFWGHVLGRAKAMILTAIILGVLGVMFSMVGAKCTDCIKDKTSQAKLIIIAGILFILAGILILIPVSMVARSIIRNSFEWVKAVLGASLYFGWVAAALLLIGGVTLCITVGVFGWMMGIFGWIASLVSCALSISLPFRFSPVPPFRDTWMLLMTTSISSILGALGVMGSIFGTRCCNCIKSNRTRVKARFIVGIFFILAGILQLTTEFVIVHYLITDVRLQLTYLVNFPPINWVIMLAELSSWSACMLLIGGTILCCSIFKRNQPDLTMTQSSSR